The proteins below are encoded in one region of Pangasianodon hypophthalmus isolate fPanHyp1 chromosome 6, fPanHyp1.pri, whole genome shotgun sequence:
- the LOC113534366 gene encoding nuclear receptor-interacting protein 3 isoform X1 — MDLSEATALRQQRSIKQTNRFLRKDSADLLPLDGLKKLGTSKEGQPHNILQRRLLEATLSRNRLNNRNVKPSRSHMVQSHSVHSDTQADETDLIQVMCQCFGMDMMVTIDTGCTLNLISSVSVEKLGFKAQIISNKNEDHLGPLQHNLQTIGHLKLSLVIGQTEIDLLFTVVVYVFVENNRMFISLGTKTLKFLKCVIDTEKQMLVLGNSIREQVHFVGKHENEVSME; from the exons ATGGACCTGAGTGAGGCGACGGCTTTACGGCAGCAGCGCAGCATTAAACAGACTAATCGGTTTTTACGCAAGGATTCCGCCGACTTGCTGCCATTAGATGGCCTCAAGAAACTCGGAACGTCTAAAGAAGGG CAACCACACAACATTCTCCAGAGGAGGCTGCTGGAGGCCACTTTATCACGGAACAGACTGAACAACCGCAACGTGAAACCATCACGCAGTCATATGGTTCAAAGCCACAGTGTGCACAGCGACACTCAAGCGGATGAGACTGACCTCATTCAAGTCATGTGTCAG TGCTTTGGGATGGATATGATGGTTACAATTGACACAGGCTGTACCCTAAATCTGATATCATCAGTCAGCGTAGAGAAACTTGG CTTTAAGGCACAGATCATCAGCAACAAAAATGAAGATCATTTAGGGCCACTCCAGCACAACCTCCAAACCATAGGACACCTCAAGCTGAGTTTGGTCATTGGGCAAACAGAAATAGatcttttatttactgttgtgg TGTATGTTTTTGTAGAAAACAACAGAATGTTTATATCATTGGGCACAAAGACGCTCAAGTTTCTAAAG tgtgttattgaTACTGAAAAGCAGATGCTGGTTCTTGGAAATTCTATACGGGAGCAAGTCCATTTTGTtggaaaacatgaaaatgaag TCTCaatggaataa
- the LOC113534366 gene encoding nuclear receptor-interacting protein 3 isoform X2: MDLSEATALRQQRSIKQTNRFLRKDSADLLPLDGLKKLGTSKEGQPHNILQRRLLEATLSRNRLNNRNVKPSRSHMVQSHSVHSDTQADETDLIQVMCQCFGMDMMVTIDTGCTLNLISSVSVEKLGFKAQIISNKNEDHLGPLQHNLQTIGHLKLSLVIGQTEIDLLFTVVENNRMFISLGTKTLKFLKCVIDTEKQMLVLGNSIREQVHFVGKHENEVSME, translated from the exons ATGGACCTGAGTGAGGCGACGGCTTTACGGCAGCAGCGCAGCATTAAACAGACTAATCGGTTTTTACGCAAGGATTCCGCCGACTTGCTGCCATTAGATGGCCTCAAGAAACTCGGAACGTCTAAAGAAGGG CAACCACACAACATTCTCCAGAGGAGGCTGCTGGAGGCCACTTTATCACGGAACAGACTGAACAACCGCAACGTGAAACCATCACGCAGTCATATGGTTCAAAGCCACAGTGTGCACAGCGACACTCAAGCGGATGAGACTGACCTCATTCAAGTCATGTGTCAG TGCTTTGGGATGGATATGATGGTTACAATTGACACAGGCTGTACCCTAAATCTGATATCATCAGTCAGCGTAGAGAAACTTGG CTTTAAGGCACAGATCATCAGCAACAAAAATGAAGATCATTTAGGGCCACTCCAGCACAACCTCCAAACCATAGGACACCTCAAGCTGAGTTTGGTCATTGGGCAAACAGAAATAGatcttttatttactgttgtgg AAAACAACAGAATGTTTATATCATTGGGCACAAAGACGCTCAAGTTTCTAAAG tgtgttattgaTACTGAAAAGCAGATGCTGGTTCTTGGAAATTCTATACGGGAGCAAGTCCATTTTGTtggaaaacatgaaaatgaag TCTCaatggaataa
- the LOC113534366 gene encoding nuclear receptor-interacting protein 3 isoform X3, with product MDLSEATALRQQRSIKQTNRFLRKDSADLLPLDGLKKLGTSKEGQPHNILQRRLLEATLSRNRLNNRNVKPSRSHMVQSHSVHSDTQADETDLIQVMCQCFGMDMMVTIDTGCTLNLISSVSVEKLGVLLILKSRCWFLEILYGSKSILLENMKMKSQWNKRNIQISTFLSHLSKTYLQRKLV from the exons ATGGACCTGAGTGAGGCGACGGCTTTACGGCAGCAGCGCAGCATTAAACAGACTAATCGGTTTTTACGCAAGGATTCCGCCGACTTGCTGCCATTAGATGGCCTCAAGAAACTCGGAACGTCTAAAGAAGGG CAACCACACAACATTCTCCAGAGGAGGCTGCTGGAGGCCACTTTATCACGGAACAGACTGAACAACCGCAACGTGAAACCATCACGCAGTCATATGGTTCAAAGCCACAGTGTGCACAGCGACACTCAAGCGGATGAGACTGACCTCATTCAAGTCATGTGTCAG TGCTTTGGGATGGATATGATGGTTACAATTGACACAGGCTGTACCCTAAATCTGATATCATCAGTCAGCGTAGAGAAACTTGG tgtgttattgaTACTGAAAAGCAGATGCTGGTTCTTGGAAATTCTATACGGGAGCAAGTCCATTTTGTtggaaaacatgaaaatgaag TCTCaatggaataagaggaatataCAAATATCTACATTCTTATCTCATCTCTCAAAGACGTATCTGCAAAGGAAATTAGTTTAA
- the c6h11orf16 gene encoding uncharacterized protein C11orf16 homolog, whose product MTTASIYQLSDSQSVIPVLLGKDRNVTYILDTSEAMAAILGTVKNLIIQSLLTKASLRNSLFNIITFSYKITSLSEHMIPCAPDTVYQALSWIHTLRTSPGNDLLTALMTAFSDPACQSVHLVMNSLPDNPEKCLNALSAFTARPVHTFHISEKQDLDRDILDFLKCLTSATKGSCYRLSLNSNAEQVNPSVALLHSSEHQIQHLSCSEDRCRVSYDKPFHAVCISPYWCSIGNPFTVTPCVLRKVARGAEFFPGCRVLARREVDGFYYLGTIVHQLQDRGGLFMVTFDKRLPKDDTMVEMVSPQLTCQPDMVNITQAHEHSIVPGDTVLAPWEPQMSKYGPGRVVSGMEVRDPLKGGVGDGLEVLFWNGIRLHVPKNLAVWIPASHHERIIRELQANVFRPGCLSHSQCSHISWSPACCINHTHHCLSTTPSMCLCPIKGCPLSNRYLLMDNQWKEQEIKPDQVKELTTSQEMKTDLSSSDSSEDEEEVANEKFNSARLDLVSRSVNTEISCLKKAHTEPQSRPAWRYWRRGSPEPHHKKPGQVVKPPNSGYSCLGISSDSGYSSSSFATTNHSSLFEMVPHSVRRGITVREVFGLTVRKPLSETPSPLAFAVKKFQLNQDHKSA is encoded by the exons ATGACAACAGCTTCCATATATCAGCTCTCTGATAGTCAAAGTGTCATCCCTGTGCTGCTTGGGAAGGACAGGAATGTCACCTATATACTGGACACTTCCGAGGCTATGGCTGCAATTCTGGGGACAGTGAAAAATCTGATTATTCAAAGTCTGCTTACCAAGGCTTCTCTCAGAAACTCCCTCTTTAACATCATCACCTTTTCATATAAG ATAACATCATTGTCTGAGCACATGATTCCTTGTGCTCCCGATACAGTATACCAGGCCCTCAGCTGGATCCATACTCTCAGGACAAGCCCTGGAAATGATCTTCTTACAGCACTCATGACAGCATTTTCTGATCCTGCCTGTCAGTCTGTCCACCTAGTGATGAACAGCCTACCAGACAACCCAGAGAAATGCCTGAATGCTCTATCTGCCTTTACAGCACGCCCTGTGCATACATTTCATATATCAGAAAAGCAGGATTTGGACAGGGACATTTTggattttctaaaatgtttaacCTCTGCCACTAAAGGAAGTTGTTACAGGCTGTCTCTAAACTCTAATGCTGAGCAGGTGAACCCTTCG GTAGCCCTGTTGCACTCATCAGAACACCAGATTCAACATCTGTCATGCTCAGAGGACAGATGTCGGGTCTCATACGACAAACCTTTTCACGCAGTCTGCATCTCACCATACTG GTGTTCCATAGGAAATCCCTTTACTGTGACACCGTGTGTTCTAAGGAAGGTAGCAAGAGGTGCTGAGTTCTTTCCAGGTTGCCGTGTGTTAGCAAGAAGAGAGGTAGATGGATTCTACTACTTGGGGACAATTGTACACCAGCTACAG GACAGGGGAGGACTCTTTATGGTGACATTTGATAAGCGTTTGCCCAAAGATGACACCATGGTGGAAATGGTATCACCTCAGTTGACATGCCAACCTGACATGGTGAATATAACTCAGGCACATGAGCACAGTATAGTACCAGGAGACACAGTATTAGCTCCCTGGGAACCTCAGATGAGCAAATATGGTCCTGGCAGAGTTGTTTCAGGCATGGAAGTAAGAGATCCACTGAAGG GTGGAGTGGGAGATGGACTAGAGGTGCTGTTTTGGAATGGAATCAGATTGCATGTTCCAAAAAACCTGGCTGTGTGGATACCTGCTTCTCACCATGAGCGAATAATCAGGGAACTCCAGGCTAATGTGTTCAGACCAGGCTGCTTAAGCCACAGCCAGTGTAGTCACATTAGCTGGTCACCAGCCTGCTgcataaatcacacacatcactgtcTTTCAACAACTCCCTCAATGTGCCTTTGCCCAATCAAGGGCTGTCCCCTCTCTAATCGATACCTTCTCATGGACAATCAATGGAAGGAGCAGGAGATTAAACCTGACCAAGTAAAGGAACTGACAACTTCTCAGGAGATGAAGACTGATTTATCTTCTTCAGACTCAAGCGAAGATGAGGAAGAAGTTGCAAATGAAAAGTTCAATTCCGCAAGGTTAGATCTGGTGAGCCGCTcagtgaacacagagatatcGTGCCTGAAAAAGGCCCATACTGAGCCACAGAGTAGACCCGCCTGGAGATACTGGAGAAGAGGATCCCCAGAGCCACACCACAAAAAACCAG GGCAAGTAGTTAAGCCTCCAAATTCAGGTTATTCTTGCCTTGGAATAAGCAGTGATTCTGGATATTCCTCATCCAGTTTTGCAACCACAAATCACAGTTCATTATTTGAAATGGTTCCCCATTCGGTGAGAAGAGGTATAACAGTAAGAGAGGTATTTGGCTTGACTGTACGAAAACCACTTTCTGAAACACCATCTCCATTGGCTTTTGCAGTAAAGAAATTTCAGCTGAACCAAGATCATAAATCTGCTTAA
- the akip1 gene encoding A-kinase-interacting protein 1 produces MAGRCWLESSLDRSSKLGLEVLQRAKRRSETWKSVGTSHRDDSGTEKHTEVLEHPAAHMTLDSAFAKIVECMSETSNQCKRVYRSASAAELRDQERTHVCRFHAKQHLQTSRQIQTTTLTSKRAHYTGLSEPEDFLIEVSPGTYAITAAMQDAGPQTRVVHINAGESMRLTFNL; encoded by the exons ATGGCAGGTCGGTGTTGGCTGGAGTCTTCACTGGATCGTTCGTCTAAACTCGGACTTGAGGTGTTGCAGAGAGCCAAAAGAAGATCGGAAACCTGGAAGAGTGTAGGGACATCTCACCGAGATGATTCTGGcactgagaaacacacagag GTTCTGgaacaccctgctgcccataTGACCTTGGATAGTGCTTTTGCAAAAATAGTGGAATGCATGTCTGAAACCAGCAATCAATGCAAG AGGGTTTACAGGTCTGCAAGTGCAGCAGAGCTTCGTGATCAAGAGCGAACCCATGTGTGTCGCTTTCACGCTAAGCAGCATCTACAGACTTCAAGGCAAATTCAAACCACTACCTTAACCTCCAAAAGAGCTCATTACACT GGTTTATCCGAGCCAGAGGATTTCTTGATTGAAGTGTCTCCGGGCACTTACGCCATCACAGCAGCAATGCAGGATGCCGGCCCACAGACCCGAGTGGTGCACATCAATGCAGGGGAGAGCATGAGACTCACGTTCAACCTCTGA